The genomic DNA GATCACCTACCAGTCCATCGGGGCGGATGGACTTTCGACGCTCGTGAGCAAGGTTCTGGTAGCGCTGTTCCCGCCGCTTGGCCCGTGGTTCCGCATGTCGCCCGGACCCCAGGTGCGCGAGAAGGCCGGGGCCGCAGGCTGGCAGGCGTTTGACGATTACCTCTACGGGCGGGAACTGCAACTCATTTCCAAGTTCGAGAAGTCCAACTACCGCATGGTCATCCGGCAGTGCCTTGAGTCCATATTCTGCGTCGGCAACGGGCTGTTGCAGGAGTTGGACAACTACAACTATCGGTCTTTTCGGTTGGATTCGTGGATTCCCATTCGCGGCTCCGATGGGCAGATTCTTCAAATCGTCGTCAAAGAGAAGGTGCATGTCCTTGAACTGACGGACGACCAACTGGCGTTGTGCGAGATCAAGCGCGAAGATGTAGAGAAGGTCGGATACTCTGAACAGTGGAAAGACCAGTACACGCGCGCACGGCTTCAGCGCGATGGGACTTGGGTAATCACTCAGGAAATCAAGGACAAGGAGTTCAACCGCTCCGAGGAACGCGTGTCCCCGTTCATCCCCATAGGGTACATCGAACTGTCCGGGGAGAATCACGCGCGCGGATTCATCGAGGAACGCATCGGCGACCTGCGTTCTCACAACGGCCTGTCCAAAGCCCTGCTGGACGGGTACATCGCCATGACGATGCTCCGGCCCATCTTCGACTCCTCAAAGGGGTATACGACCGACGCATTCACGCGCCCGAATGGCGTACCCGTAGAGGGCCGCGTAGAAGGCGAGACGCCCAATGGGCTGGCGTTCCTGCACACGAACAAAAGCATGGACATGGGCGGCGCGCTTATGGGGTTGACGCAGATTGAGAAGCGGTTGGGCAAGCAAATGCTCATGGAGTCCGCCACGCAGCCGCAGGGCGAGCGCGTGACCGCCTATCAGGTTGACCGCATCCGGCAGGAGATTGATGGCGCTTTGGGTGGCGCTTTCGTCAACATTGCGGGCGAACTGCAAATTCCCCTGCTGAAACGCCTTGAGCACCGCATGGAGCGCGACCGGCTGCTGATCCCCATCCCCGCGCAATTCAAGAAGGACGTGGACATTTCCATTACCACGGGTCTTGAGGCGTTGGCCCGCCAACTGTCCGCGCAGAAGTTGCTTGGCGCGCTGCAATCCGTCGCGCAGTTGCCCGGCGCATTGCAGGAGATCCGCCTCGATGTCGCCATGCGCGAGTTGTTCAAGGGCACGGGCCTGTCCGTGGACCAGTTCTTCAAGACGATGGCGGAGAAGCAGGCGGAACAGCAGGCGGCCATTGCGCAGCAGGCGCAGGTTGCCGCGAACGAGCAGAAGGCGAAAACGGCTGGTAATCTCATGGAGATGGCCGCAGAAAGCCAACTGCAAAAACCGGGATAACCTTGCCTGAAGCAAGGCCCCAAAGGAGTCTATCATGGGCGACGTACCGGAGAAGAAGGACGGCATGGATGGGGCGAAGGCGGACGGCGGCGGGGATAAGCCCGCGCGCCCGGAGTACATCCCGGAGAAGTTCTGGACCGGA from bacterium includes the following:
- a CDS encoding portal protein gives rise to the protein MAESIRTQFEREDAERSSFLDLCRECAALTIPSILLPLGQTAGGRIPITYQSIGADGLSTLVSKVLVALFPPLGPWFRMSPGPQVREKAGAAGWQAFDDYLYGRELQLISKFEKSNYRMVIRQCLESIFCVGNGLLQELDNYNYRSFRLDSWIPIRGSDGQILQIVVKEKVHVLELTDDQLALCEIKREDVEKVGYSEQWKDQYTRARLQRDGTWVITQEIKDKEFNRSEERVSPFIPIGYIELSGENHARGFIEERIGDLRSHNGLSKALLDGYIAMTMLRPIFDSSKGYTTDAFTRPNGVPVEGRVEGETPNGLAFLHTNKSMDMGGALMGLTQIEKRLGKQMLMESATQPQGERVTAYQVDRIRQEIDGALGGAFVNIAGELQIPLLKRLEHRMERDRLLIPIPAQFKKDVDISITTGLEALARQLSAQKLLGALQSVAQLPGALQEIRLDVAMRELFKGTGLSVDQFFKTMAEKQAEQQAAIAQQAQVAANEQKAKTAGNLMEMAAESQLQKPG